GTGCCGACGAGCACCTGGTCGGCGTCGAGCACCAGCGCCTGGTCGACCTCGCCCCGCCCGATGACGCGTGCCGCGCCATAGTCGCCATAGGCGATGTCTCTGCCCTCGCGCACCTGCATGGCGAGCTGGATGATCGGGTTGTCGCGCGCCTGCCGGTGGATGTCCGTCAGCAGGTAATCCGGTTCCTGGTTGGTGAAATAGCCGCCGCCGGAGACGGGCGGCAGCTGGCCGGGATCGCCGAGCACGAGGATTGGCGTGCCGAAGCTCATCAGGTCGCGCCCGAGCGCCTCGTCCACCATGGAGCACTCGTCGACGACGACGAGCGCGGCCTTGGCGACCGGGCTCTGGCGGTTGATCGAGAACATCGGCGAGATCGACGTCTTGCCGGTCTCCTCGTCGGAGACCTCCTCCTCGCCGCGCGGGCGGTAGATCAACGAATGGATGGTCTTGGCGTTCGTCGCGCCCTTGGAGCGCAGCACCTGCGCCGCCTTGCCGGTGAAGGCGGCGAACAGCACCTCGCCGTCGACATTCTCGGCAAAGTGCCGGGCAAGCGTGGTCTTGCCGGTGCCGGCATAGCCGAACAGCCGGAACAGCGGCTCGCGCCCTTCCTTCAGCCACCGCGCGACGGCCTTCAGCGCTTCATCCTGTTGAGGTGCGAATTCCATGCCGGGACTTGGCAGGATTCGCAGCGGCGAAGCAAGAGGCAACGCCTTCCGAGGGGACCGCGGAGAAATCGCATCCCCCTTTATTTGGCCCTGTTCGCCGGCCCGCCGACGCGATATTCAGGGCGCAACTTCCGGAGCGATGATTTGCCCCCCGCCTCCCGCACCCCGAGCGACAGCCCGTCCCCGCATCCCGGCCTCGGCCGGCTGCCCGCAGCCCTGCAATGGGGCCTCGTCGCCATCCTTTCGGCGGCGGCCACCGCGCCGCTCGAGGCGGCCGGCTTCCCGGCGGCGCTGCTGATGGGGCCGATGCTCGCCGGCATCGTCGTTGCGCTTTGCGGCGGCACGATCCGCCTGCCCCGCATCTTCTTCTTCGTCGTGCAGGTCGTGCTCGCGCTGATGATCGCGACCATGGTGTCCGAGGATTTCGTCGGTACCTTTGCAGAGAACTGGCCGCTGATGCTGCTGGTCGTCCTCTCCGTCATCGGCGTCAGCACGCTGTCGGGCTGGCTGATCGCCCGCACCGGCATCCTGCCCGGCACGACGGCGATCTGGGGCTCCTCCGCCGGCGCCGCCTCGACCATGATGGTGATGGCGGAAGCCTATGGGGCGGATATCCGTCTCGTCGCCTTCATGCAGTATCTACGCGTGGTCTTCGTCGCGAGCTTCGCAACGCTCGTCGCCCATTTCGGCGGCCATGACGGCGCGGCGGTGCCGCCCCATGCCTGGTTCGAGCCCGTGCCGCTGCTGCCGCTCGCGGCCATGCTGGTCATCGGCGTCCTCGCAGGCGTCATCGGCCAGCGGCTGCGTATCCCGGCCGGCGCCTTCCTCGTTCCCTTCGCCCTCGCCTCGGTGCT
The Shinella zoogloeoides DNA segment above includes these coding regions:
- a CDS encoding ATP-dependent RecD-like DNA helicase, giving the protein MEFAPQQDEALKAVARWLKEGREPLFRLFGYAGTGKTTLARHFAENVDGEVLFAAFTGKAAQVLRSKGATNAKTIHSLIYRPRGEEEVSDEETGKTSISPMFSINRQSPVAKAALVVVDECSMVDEALGRDLMSFGTPILVLGDPGQLPPVSGGGYFTNQEPDYLLTDIHRQARDNPIIQLAMQVREGRDIAYGDYGAARVIGRGEVDQALVLDADQVLVGTNRTRRRYNQRLRELKGFTTDYPQSGDKLVCLRNDPAKGLLNGSLWQVMSSSKETVKPGINLMIRPEDDDMDRGAAKIKLLKAAFENLDEEIPWSTRKRYDEFDFGYALTVHKAQGSQWNNVVLFDESFAFRDTRERWLYTAITRAAETLTIVR
- a CDS encoding AbrB family transcriptional regulator, translated to MPPASRTPSDSPSPHPGLGRLPAALQWGLVAILSAAATAPLEAAGFPAALLMGPMLAGIVVALCGGTIRLPRIFFFVVQVVLALMIATMVSEDFVGTFAENWPLMLLVVLSVIGVSTLSGWLIARTGILPGTTAIWGSSAGAASTMMVMAEAYGADIRLVAFMQYLRVVFVASFATLVAHFGGHDGAAVPPHAWFEPVPLLPLAAMLVIGVLAGVIGQRLRIPAGAFLVPFALASVLNSAGTVTIVLPQWLLVAAFTLLGWNIGLGFTRAILLHARRALLPTVVSIIALISFSGLLAGLLILVLGVDPLTAYLATSPGGLDSIAVIAASSKVDIAFVMTLQTARLILVTLIGPWLARFVADRA